The region AGTGGAAGCTATGGGGAGGATACAAGACATTAGTCGGAAGAATATGCCCACTTTCGAGCGCGTGCAAGATGGAGACGCCTGTCAATAAAGATTCTTTCCGGTAGACACTTTATTTCTCTTACATTTCCCAGGCTTGGGGTCCTAGCTAAGTACCAGCAGAATGTATATGGGACAATCATGCTCAGTAACCGTACTTCGGATAAGTATGCAGCGTGTATAAATTCATGGCGGGTTATATAGGGATCCGCGAATTGCATTAACATATACTTATCAGCCCAGTGAATAAACGGGCTGCTGCCCGTTATCTTGGACGACAATAACGCGAGGACGGTACCTACCATGGTCCAGAGAAACGGGTTATTACCATAGGTACCCAAGTAAGGACACCAATATCCCGTCTACGGCGGATCCTGCACAACTGAAAACTATCCCCAAAGCGATATGGACATTATCTCAAATCAGCCTCAACTGCCCTTGTTGGGAAAGCCTCGCCAGTCCATCTATCCCGCACAATCCGAATCCTCAGTTGCCCGTTGCGCTTGACAAAAAAATGTTCCCGCCAGTCCATGTCCGACTGACTTGTCTCGAAGATCTCCATCTCGAATCGCGAGAACAGAAGCGAAAGGTAGGTGTAAACCTCGTGATATGCAAGCGCCATGCCAATACACGAACGCGAACCCTTGCTAAACGGTACATAGTACTGCTCCAGCACCTTACCCTGCGTCCCGAGCCATCGCTCTGGTTTGAAGCTTTTCGGGTCCGCGAAGAGCACCGGGTTATGGTGGATTAGGTAGAGGGAGTGGGTGAGGATTGTCTACAATACACCTGACGCGTTAGCATATTGATttcaatatatatatatatatgttcTATTGTCTGGAAAACAGGTCAGGGCGAACTCACACCGCCGGGGAGGAAGTGGCCATGAACATCGATGCCCTCTGCAGGCACGGTGCGCGGCAACGGGCTTGGGGCCGGAGTGTATAAACGGAGGGTTTCTTTAATGATAGCAGTCAGAAACGGGAGGCGTAGGATGTGGTCGAGGTCAAAGGTATCTCTGATATGTGGGCTAGtgtcgagttcctggagaagacTCTGCAAAATATGTGGATGGCTCAGGATAAGATACGTTGCGTTCTCCATGGTGAAGCCCGTGGTGTCGCTCCCGCCGGTGATGAATGCACAACCTTCATCGACCAGCACGCTGGGATTCTCGTCGATCTGGTTAAGAAGCAGGTCTAGAAAGCTTGCCCCATCGGTGTTGTTGCTTATGGTCTTGCCAGCTTGTCTCTCTACCACGGCTTCGTTGACGGCAGTGGTGGCTTTCTGTGTTTATCAGTTGCAATGGCTTGGAGAAAAAACATGGGGAATACCTCACGAAGCTCGAAGAATCCCGGCAGTGGCATCAACTTGCGCGCAAATGATTCAGGGATGATATCTAGCAACTTGCGACTTATCGGAAAATGCTTCAGGATGTGGAAGTGCCGCCCAAACACCTCCAAATCATTTAGCAGGTCTGGCATttcctctgcttcattgACGACACCCATCGGGCGTCCAAATGTGAAATCGGAAATCACATCTACCGTTAGGGCACGCGTGTACCGCAACAGATTGATCACCTTGCCCTGGCGCGCCTTGCCAGCCATGATATCCATACAGGCGATGACCAACTTTTGCAAACTTGGTGTATAAGGGGCAATTGCCTTGGCTCGTAACCGCGGACCCAGAATTGACCGGCGGACGCGATGTTTCTTCGTGTCTGTCATGGCTCCAATCGCGTCCCCGACTCCGACAGATGAGTAGAAAAACTCGGACTTAGGAAAGGGCGATGCAACGGCAAAAGTTCTCTTGTAGACCCCAGCATCGTTGACGTGCACCTGGTTGGGGCCAGTTCGGATGATGGAAGATCATGCGAAGGGTCAGTATTTGTACGTGAACTACCAGAAAAAGCTCGCATACCATATATTATGTGGAGCTTCTCGATATGCTTCACATACTCTCCATCACAGACTACATCGTAGTAGAACTCGTACCACTTGGTCAGAGCCGCCAGGCGGGGTCCGGGGACTTTTGCGAGCGGATGAAACAAAAGTCGAGTAGCGATCAGGTATAAAACGAGGCCCGTAGTTGCGAGTGCCGCGGTAATCAAGGGGGAAAGGTGCACCATTAGACATTTCTGGCTACTGAGGAGCACTGCGAGGATATGGAAGCTTTCCATCAATGGAGTCAAAGTCATTCTCGGACCGAACTACGAAGTGAGAGGACAATGGTGACCCAAAGCAGAACTGGAGGTGATATAGTATAATAATGCTCTAGCTCGCAAATAATTTTGTGCAATGGTCGCGACCCCTAATACGTGGAACACTCCTCCATTGCTTCTTCACAAGCTAAGACATCGAGCATAACGGTGCCGTCACCAGATAACTCTAGGCATACGCTAGAACTGGCGGATACCGACACCAACCCTACTTTGCAGCGCAGCCTGTCACACCAAGTCGAGCCGGCGCAAGCTCTGGAGGCAAGATCGATGCTGCCACTGGCCGGCGCGTGTGTCTACACATTTGTCACACTGTAACCCATTTGCTTTTTGTCTCATATAACCACATAGCGACCACATGTCTCTGCAATACACACAGCCTCTCTATTCCTGTGGTACGCTGCATGACCTTGACGGCCAATCCGGGAATTCACTTCCAACCGTCCTGTATGACTCATGCAAAGGCTACTATGGTAGAAATCATATATGATGAAAGCTAGACAAGCCTGAAGACTTTGTACCTTAACTGAGTTACGTTGACTAACCACGATGCTACGCCAGTCCGACTTCAAGATTGCCATCGTCGGTGCCGGTCCAGCCGGGCTTACTTTAGCCTCCCGGCTCACGGCCAGCTCGCATTCCTTCGACTTCACTGTCTTTGAGCGGCGGGATAAGCCCGATCCATCTCAGGTCTCTGTGCCCTGCGCAAACCTGGATTTGCACCGAGAGCTAGGTCTTCGTGCCATCAAAGGCTGCGGTCTCTACCCTCAGTTCCTGGAGGTCCAGAGTGCATGCACCGAGCAAACCAGGATCCTAGACATAACCGGCACCGTACTCTCTGACACTACAGGCGACGGAGAACGGCCGGAGATATCGCGGAACGCGCTcattcagcttcttctcgagTCTATCCCGGAGGAGCGCATCCGGTGGAACACCAAGGTGCTCGACATCACACCAGCAAATTGCAGCAGGAGTAAAGGAAAAGAGTGTCTCCGGTTCACTGACACGAGCATTGCCACCACCCCGATATCAGAAGAGATATACGATCTGATCGTTGGCGCAGACGGTGCCTGGTCACGGATTCGCGCTGCGATTCCAAACGCCCCCAAGCCAATCTACAGTGGCGTCTGCTATATGACAATGTATCTCCGTATCTCGCGAGAGCAGTATCCGGACATGGACAATATGATAGGCAGTGGCACGTTTGCCGTGGTTGGGGACAAcaagctgcttcttgcgCAGCGGGCAATCCACGGTACCTTGCGGGTCTGTCTGTTTCTGCATTCCAAATGCCTGGCTGCAGTACGAAAGGAGCTACTAGCGTCCATGCACAACCATAACACTGGACCGTGTCCTCTCCTCAACCCGGACGACCTGATAAATTCTCTCCCATCCAATCCCAAAACGCTACAAGAGCTCCTCTTGACGCACGACGATTTCTTTGCAAGCTGGTCAGAAGATATCAAGCGCCTGTTGAGGATAGCCTTTGAGTCCCAGGTGGCGGACGCCGAAATCATCACAAGGCCAATGTACATGCTGCCTCTGGTGCCGTATCCGTACGCACATCAGCGCGGGATCGCGCTCGTCGGAGACGCGGCCAGTCTGATGACCCCGTTTGCCGGTAGAGGCGTCAATGTGGCCATGGCAGATAGCCTGGACCTTGCTGAGGAACTGGAACGTCTCCACTTGGTGACTGTGTCTTCATCTGCGTCGACGCCTGCAGCGATATTCGCCGATAAACTGGAGGGCGCCTTGAGTGCTTATGAGCGGACGGCATATACGCGCGCAAAGGACGCAATGGAGCTGACGTGGCGCAATCTCTGCCTCTCGTTTAGTGAGAAGGCGTCGGACCTATTTGCTGCAGTGATGGCTAGCTAACTATGGCAGTACCCCTGCATGAGGTCTGCATGCAGGTCTGATATAGGAGATGGTTACAGCGTTTTATTGGGGAGAAAATGACAACAATGAAGCTAGCCTGTAGCATTTGCTCAGTTGCTCAATTCTGACAGTAGAACAAAGATGTGATGGAAAGTATTTACTACAGATCTTCCTGCCTAACAATGCTGCACGGACCCGACGCACGGGCAGTTCGTCCCACTCACTGTCCACCACACTTGGTGTTCCCCAGAATCCACGGCTTTTTTTGGATGCATTTCACCTCGGCAGATCCCGCTGCCGACCCTGCAGTATTTTCCTGAATTGGTTACTCCCAActgcaaaggagaagaggggagggagGTTACGAGAGCGAGAAAAATAATTAAATGATTAATACTGCTAATCAGAAAATATTATAATTGAATTGATTGTTAACATTTATAGATAGGTGTGGGTTGCCAGTGCATGAAACAACCTTTAAATAAGGGAATATCATGTCTTGATGAATACAGTGTAATCATTTTGCAGCCTTGCCCTGAGCTGTCCTGAGCTATCACAGAGGTTGACGTTTTGGGTATAGCCAAAACTATACTGGTCTAGTagagggaaagagagcaaCCACACAAGCCAAGGAGCATCTGATCTAGACGATATTTCTATGAACATATTTATCTTAGCATATGTTTGTAGGACGTCTTGCTGTTACACTTGGTAAAGCgggggttggggcgggtttctgACCATGCCTAAACTGCCCGCTGCTTAAAATATGTAATACCAATCCAACCCGAATAAATCGGTCAACCCCAATATGTAGATATAGCCTGTTGAAGCAGGGACTTACACCTTATAGTCACACAGCAACATTTTCAGCTGGATAATGCATGTCTAGAAGGTGCAAAAACAGTCAGTAGGTGCGCATGATTGGCTATTTTTgataagaaaaaaaaaaccggCACTCCCATCTGCGGCTGACCTTGTCAGTCCGGGCCTGACTGAGCCATTGATGCAAGTGGATATCATGCCGTGAGTGCTAGCCATGGCAGCCAAACAGGGTATGTGAGACAAATATAACGACACTCTTTTGTCACAAATAAGTATATGGGAATACAGGGCTGATCACTGTGCATGTTTACTGCGGTGTGCACAGCAGTACCTATAAGTCCGGTTATTGCCAAGAGGTCAACAGCACTCCTTTCTGTTTGAGAAGATATCAGGACATAGAATTCATTGGTTGACAATCAGCTACAGATATATATGCCCCTCTGAATGGTGTCAATATGTACTAAACCGCCCGACACCTGAATCATTCAATATGGGTTCTATCACCGCTTTGTTTGGCCTATTGACACCATCGGATGAGCATAGCTTCGAAGCGCTCGGGGCTCAACTTCTCGAGGCCATGTCCACGTACTCAAAGTGTCTGAAGGATGAGAATCTCTCGGCCCCATCGCTGTATCCGATGTCCGGAGAAAATACGAGCGTTGCGTGTTTGGAAGGAATCGAAGCCAAGCGGAGAATCATAGAGCTTTCTCAGAGAATATGTGCTGTAACAATGGATCCGGAGCtgaatctcctcatcagctcccTGCAGGTGACTGCTCCTCCGTTCACCCGAGAGCATAGAGCTTGGAAGCTAACCACCAGTCACCATAGTTCCATTTTTGCTCGTCCCTCAAAGTGGCGATTGACCTTCGCATTGATGAATATGTCCCAATAGACGGGGTAATTTCACTCAGCGAGCTTGCAAAACTGGCGGGTGCGGCGGAAATGCTTCTAAGTGCGGGCTTCACACATTGCCCAGTGATGCTTACAAGCTAATCCTGAAGGTCGCATTATGCGTGTTCTCGTAAACAAGCACGTCTTCATGCAACCTCAACCGGGCCACTATGCCCACACCCGGATGTCTATGCTGTTGCTGAAGCCAAAGACCAAAGACCTACTGTCCCATCGGTTTGTTGAGCCAGCTTGGCGGCATCAACTGTTACATATTCTAACACACGGCAGGTTAGATGATGTCTTCCGATCCGCCAGCCGGGAAGCCGACGCACTTGCCGCTGCTAGGTACCGTGAACCAGAGAGAGGTGCCCCTACAGGGTTCAACCTTGCCTTCAACACGGACAAAAACTTCTGGGAGTATATAACCAACGATGATCCTCAGCGTGGCGAGCGGTTCGCGCGTGCCATGCATGCAGTCAATATTAACTCGCTAGACGTGATTCCCCGGTTGTACCCGTTTGATAGCTTAGTTGTCGACGGCGGTCTGATAGTCGATGTTGGTGGCGGCCAGGGTCAAGTCGCAAAGCGAATCTTGGAGTATTTTCCGAGCAGTGGCTTGCGATGTATCGTGCAAGATCGTTATGTCGTCAATGCCTCTTCACCCGGTCCCGCAGTCGTGGAGATGCAGCAACACGATTTTTTCGAGGCGCAGCCAGTGAAAGGTAGGCATCCATGTCCGAGCCGTGGAAGTCCAAGGGTTGGAAATCGTTAAATGAGTTATTTAGGGGCTGCTGCATACTTTTTCCGCCATATCTTCCATGACTGGCCCGACAAGGCCTGCGCGGCCATCCTGAAGCAGACGGCGAGAGCCATGGATAAGGACAGGAGTCGAATCCTGATTTGCGACCAGGTCTTACAGGATGATGTCCCAGCCGAAGCCTCTCTTCTCTACGACATCGACATGATGTCCCTATTTGGTGGTAAAGAGAGATCTCTGGCGGAATGGAAGTATCTGATCGCCTCCGCCGAAGAGAGCTTGCATATTGTCAACGTGATTTTCAGCACGGAGTCCGAGGCAGCCATTCTTGATGTCCGAATCAAGTGATGTACTTGAGGACTTATCGCAGGTTCCCCAGATTGTTCCCTTTAGGCATAACAACGCGGAGACTTAGGTACTGTGTGTTGCACTGGAACGTGTAAAAACCAGTCATCTTTTGCATGCTTTTAGTAGTCTAGCTCTGGCGTGCCGAgatcccagccttcaagaTCTTTATCTTGGTTATAGAATGGAAAGTTGTGTTATTCCCAGCAGTGATTCGAAGCAGCTTTGAAGCTATTCTTGGGGCACAAACTGTCCCGATGGAACTTCAAACTGGTGGAATTCATCTATTGGAGGTAGCGTTCTGATCATCGGTGGTGAGTAACTTATATTTGCACATACTGGAGGGACCCACCTTGCTGccaaagaggatgagaaaaAAAGTGCAAGCGAGCGCACGAGTGACACAAAAATAATATCTACTTCATCCGCACCAATCAGAATTGAAACAGCCCTGAGTCTGGCGAGACAGCAAGGTGCTCTTCATATGGGGAGTATGGGTTC is a window of Aspergillus nidulans FGSC A4 chromosome VI DNA encoding:
- a CDS encoding protein CYP679A1 (transcript_id=CADANIAT00009367), whose product is MSNGAPFPLDYRGTRNYGPRFIPDRYSTFVSSARKSPRTPPGGSDQVVHVNDAGVYKRTFAVASPFPKSEFFYSSVGVGDAIGAMTDTKKHRVRRSILGPRLRAKAIAPYTPSLQKLVIACMDIMAGKARQGKVINLLRYTRALTVDVISDFTFGRPMGVVNEAEEMPDLLNDLEVFGRHFHILKHFPISRKLLDIIPESFARKLMPLPGFFELREKATTAVNEAVVERQAGKTISNNTDGASFLDLLLNQIDENPSVLVDEGCAFITGGSDTTGFTMENATYLILSHPHILQSLLQELDTSPHIRDTFDLDHILRLPFLTAIIKETLRLYTPAPSPLPRTVPAEGIDVHGHFLPGGTILTHSLYLIHHNPVLFADPKSFKPERWLGTQGKVLEQYYVPFSKGSRSCIGMALAYHEVYTYLSLLFSRFEMEIFETSQSDMDWREHFFVKRNGQLRIRIVRDRWTGEAFPTRAVEADLR
- a CDS encoding FAD-dependent oxidoreductase (transcript_id=CADANIAT00009368), which codes for MLRQSDFKIAIVGAGPAGLTLASRLTASSHSFDFTVFERRDKPDPSQVSVPCANLDLHRELGLRAIKGCGLYPQFLEVQSACTEQTRILDITGTVLSDTTGDGERPEISRNALIQLLLESIPEERIRWNTKVLDITPANCSRSKGKECLRFTDTSIATTPISEEIYDLIVGADGAWSRIRAAIPNAPKPIYSGVCYMTMYLRISREQYPDMDNMIGSGTFAVVGDNKLLLAQRAIHGTLRVCLFLHSKCLAAVRKELLASMHNHNTGPCPLLNPDDLINSLPSNPKTLQELLLTHDDFFASWSEDIKRLLRIAFESQVADAEIITRPMYMLPLVPYPYAHQRGIALVGDAASLMTPFAGRGVNVAMADSLDLAEELERLHLVTVSSSASTPAAIFADKLEGALSAYERTAYTRAKDAMELTWRNLCLSFSEKASDLFAAVMAS
- a CDS encoding protein asqN (transcript_id=CADANIAT00009369), producing the protein MRVLVNKHVFMQPQPGHYAHTRMSMLLLKPKTKDLLSHRLDDVFRSASREADALAAARYREPERGAPTGFNLAFNTDKNFWEYITNDDPQRGERFARAMHAVNINSLDVIPRLYPFDSLVVDGGLIVDVGGGQGQVAKRILEYFPSSGLRCIVQDRYVVNASSPGPAVVEMQQHDFFEAQPVKGAAAYFFRHIFHDWPDKACAAILKQTARAMDKDRSRILICDQVLQDDVPAEASLLYDIDMMSLFGGKERSLAEWKYLIASAEESLHIVNVIFSTESEAAILDVRIK